GCAGCGCGGCGGCGACGCGTTCATGGTGTGGGAGGTCGACGAGCGCCCCGACGAGAAGGTGCGCGACACGCTGCGCGCCCTGCCCTGGGTGCGGTGGGCGTTCCGCCTCGAGAAGGTGAGCGCCTGACATGTACCGCTCGCTCGCCGACGCCATCCGCGACGCCGAGGCGCGCGGCGTCACGCTGCACGAAGTCGCGCTCGACGCCGAGAGCGCCGACTCCGGCCGGCCGGTCGACGACATCCGCGCGTCGCTGCGCCGCGCGCTCGAGGTGATGCGCGGCGCCGTCGCGCAGGGGCTGCGCGGCGATCTGCGCTCCGCCTCGGGCCTCGTCGGCGGCGACGCGGCGAAGCTGCGCGAGGGTCCCCCGGGGCCGCTCGCCGGCACGCCGTTCCGCGACGTGCTCGCGCGCGCGCTCGCCGTGCAGGAGGTGAACGCCGCGATGGGCGTCATCGTCGCCGCGCCGACCGCGGGCGGGGCCGGGGTCCTTCCCGCGGTGCTCACCGGGCTCGCCGACGCGCGCGGCATCGGCGACGACGCGCTCGTGGACGCGCTCGCGACGGCGGGGCTCATCGGCGCCGTCGTTGCCGACCGCGCGTCGCTCTCCGGCGCCGAGGGGGGATGCCAGGCGGAGACCGGCGCCGCCGCGGGGATGGCCGCCGGCGCCGCCACGGAGATGCTCGGCGGCACGCCGCGCCAGGCCGGCCACGCCGTGGCGCTCGCGCAGCAGGGCACGTTGGGCCTCGTCTGCGACCCCCTCGGCGGGCTCGTCGAGCTGCCGTGCGTGTTCCGGAACGCCACCGGTGCGGCGATCGCGCTCGCCGCGATCGAGATGGCGCTCGCCGGCATCGAGTTCGCCATCCCCGCCGACGAGGTGATCGACACCATGGGCGAGATCGGCCGCGGCATGGACGTGCGCTACCGCGAGACCGCCGGCGGGGGCCTCGCGGCCACGCCCACCGGCCGCCGTCTCGCGCGGGAGCGGCTGGTCCAGATCAAGAGAGGGGAGTGAGGGCGCGAGGCAGGAGGGCAGGAGGAAGGGAGGGCTCATGCCCTCCCTTCCTCCTGCCCTCCTGCCCTAAATTCGCGAGAGCGGTCCGGCAAAACTCGGGGCCGCACTGAGCCGTAGGGCAACCATCCCTTCCGACAGGTGCGGCACATGGTCACACGCGACGACATCGAGAGCTTCCTCGACCGACTCGCCACCGAAGGCACTGCGTATCAGGAAGTCGAGCCCGGGCTGTGGATCATTCACCCCGGCGGCGTGATCGACTTCGACGTCGTCTGCCACTACAACCCGCCGGTCGTCGTGCTCCGCGTGAAGGTCATGGACCTGCCGGCCGACGACAACGCGTGCAACGGCCTCGCGCGGCGGTTGCTGCAGCTCAACGCGTCCGACCTCGTGCACGGCTCGTACGGCATCGAGCAGGAGGCGGTCGTCCTCACCGAGGCGCTGGAGCTCTCGCACCTCGACTACGAGGAGTTCCTCGCCGCCTACGAGAGCATGACCCTGGCGCTCACCTCGCATCTTCGCGAGCTGGCCACGTACCGCGAGGCCCGCTGATCATGGGCATCTTCGATCGCTTCTCGACCCTCATCCGGTCGAACATCAACGACCTCATCTCCTCGGCGGAGAACCCCGAGAAGATGCTCAATCAGCTGATCGCCGACATGAACGGCCAGCTGATCAAGGCCAAGCAGCAGGTCGCCGCGGCCATCGCCGACGAGAAGCGCCTGCGCGATCAGGCCGACTCGGAGTTCAAGCAGGCGCAGCTCTGGGAAGAGCGCGCCATGTTCGCGGTGAACCAGGCGAACGACGAGCTGGCGAAGCAGGCACTGCTCCGCGGTTCGCAGCACGCCGAGCACGGGCGCGAGATCGAGGCGACGTGGACGGCGCAGCGCGGCGAGACGGAGAAGCTGAAGCAGTCGCTGCGCGACCTCGCCGAGAAGATCGAGGAGGCCAAGCGCAAGAAGAACCTGCTGCTCGCGCGCCAGCGCCGCGCCGAGGCGCAGAAGCGCATCCAGCAGACGATGTCCTCGCTCTCCGAGAAGAGCGCGTTCGAGGCGTTCGCCCGCATGGAGGAGCGCATCGAGCAGAACGAGCGGCAGCTGAAGGCCGCGCAGGAGATCGACGAGGAGATCGGCGGCGACCAGCTCGCCGGCCAGTTCAAGCAGCTCGAGCGCGCCGTCGGCACCGGCGACGCGGACTCGAAGCTGCTCGCCCTGAAGCAGAAGATGGGCATGCTGCCCGCGGCCGCGCCGGCCGCGGACCGGCAGCTTGGCGCCGGCGGCGCGCCGGCGAGCGCGAAGGCGTTGGGCCCCGGCAAGTCCGACGCGGCGCCGGCCCCGGCGCCTAACGGCGAGCCGGCGAAGCATCCCACGGAAGAGGAGCTGCTCGCCGAATTCGAGGAGCTCGAGCGGCACAAAGGGTGACGGCGGCCACCACCACTTCGGCACCTGTCGGCGCGCCCGCGTCACCGTCTCCGGTGACGGTGGGCGCGCCGCGCCGTTTCCGTTTCGCGCCGATCCTCACGGCGACGGTCCTCACCGTCCTGCTGCTCTGGCTGTTCGGGAGCGTCGCCGACGTCCTGCTCCTGCTGTTCATCGCGATCCTGCTGTCGCTTTACCTCGGCGCCGTTGCCGACGCCGTGTCGCGTCGCACGCGGCTGCCGCGCAAGCTCGCGCTGGTGCTCGCGGTGCTGCTCACGCTCCTCGCCGTCGCGGGGCTGTTCTGGCTCCTCGTGCCGCCGGTCGTGAGCCAGACGCAGGCGCTCTTCCGCGTCCTGCCGAACTACATGACGGCGTGGGACGCGAAGATCGACCAGCTCGTGCGGCGCATCCCCGCGCTCTCCGGCGTCGTGAAGCCGGGGCAGCACCAGGCGCTCATGGCGTTCTACAAGCAGGGCGAGGGGCTGCTGAACGACGTCGTGCCGAAGCTGTTCTCGTTCGTGCACGCGTCGATCGACGTCTTCTCGGTCGCCGTCATGGCGCTCTACCTCGCGATGCACCCGAGCCTCTACCGCGAGTGGCTCATCGCGCTGTTCCCGCCCGTGCACCGCGAGCTCGTACGCGACGTGCTCGGCGAGGCGGCGTCGCAGCTCCGGTCGTGGATCGTCGGGCAGCTCACGGCCATGTTCGTGCTCGCGGTGCTCACCGCCATCGGGCTCTACGCGCTCGGCGTGCCCTACTGGCTCACGTTCGGCGTGTTCACCGGCGCGGTCGCGATCGTGCCGTTCTTCGGCACGCTGCTCTCCACGCTGCTCCCCGCGCTGTTCGTGCTGGCGTTGCCCGGCGGCGGCACGAAGGCGCTGTTCGTCGTGCTGCTCGGCGTCGTCATCCACCTCATCGAGGGCAACTTCGTCGGGCCGTACATCGCGTCGAAGCGCGTGGAGATCCCGCCCGTCCTCTCCATCATGGCGGTGCTCGTCGTCGGCAAGCTGCTCGGCGGCGTCGGGCTGATCGTCGCCGTGCCGACGCTCGCCACGCTCATGGTGGTGGTGCGCCGCATCCTCATCAATCGCATCTACGAGGGGCAGGGGTTCCGGCGCGCCACGCGTGACCAGCCGCTCCTCCTTCGCGTGCCCCCCGCCGACGGCGAGGGGGTGCTCGTCCCCGCCGCGCCGCAGGTCGATCTCATCGCGATCACCGAGCGCGTGCGCCGCACCGCCTGAGCGGCCGCCTTCCGATCCTCGCTCCCGCTTCCATCGTGTCCGAACGTTTTCTCGTGCTGGCCGAAGGGCTCCTCGGCCCGCACAGCTCCAAGACCGCCAGCGCCTGCATTCGCTACACCCCCGACCGCGTCGCCGCCGTCATCGATTCCACGAAGGCGGGTCGCGTCGTGCAGGACTTCCTTGGCTTCGGCGGCGACATTCCGATCGTCGCCACGCTCGAGGAAGGGCTCGCGCATCGGCCTAACGCGGTGCTCATCGGCATCGCGCCCGCCGGCGGGCAGCTTCCCGCCGAGTGGCGGCAGATGCTCGTGACGTCGCTCGAGCGCGGGCTCGACGTGTGGAGCGGCCTGCACTTCTTCCTTGCCGACGACGAGCAGCTGTCCGCCGCCGCGCGCCGCGGCAGTGCGCGCATCTTCGATCTCCGTCGTCCGCCGGCGGGTCTCGACGTCTCCACGGGCAAGACGCGCGACATCGACGCGACCGTGGTGCTGACCGTCGGTACCGACTGCAACATCGGCAAGATGACCGCGCAGCTGCAGCTGCGCGACGTGCTGAAGCAGCGCGGCAACCGCGTCGCGTTCGCCGCCACGGGGCAGACCGGCATCCTCATCGAGGGATGGGGGATCTCCGTCGACGCCGTCGTCGCCGACTTCATCGGCGGTGCGGCCGAGCAGCTCACGCTCCAGGCGGCGAAGGATGCCGACATCGTGCTCGTCGAGGGGCAGGGCAGCATCATCCACCCCTCGTTCTCCGGCGTCACGGTGGGGCTCATCCATGGCACGCTGCCGCACGCGTTCGTGCTCTGCGCGCAGCCGTCGCGCACGAGGATCCGCAACCGCGAGTGGGTGCCGATCCCGCCGCTCGACGAGTTCATTCGCATGCACGACACGCTCGCCGCGCCGCTCCGTCCCGCGCCGACGATCGCCGTCGCCCTGAACACGTCCGACCTATCCGACGCCGACGCCCGCGCGGCCATCCGCGAGACCGAGTCGCTCACCGGTCTGCCGGCGACGGATCCCGTGCGCTACGACGCCGCGCCGATCGCCGAGGCCATCGAGGCGTTCCACCGCTCGCGTACGCCGCAGTTCGCGTCCCGCGCGTAGCGAGGGACCTGCTTGTCGAATCGCTCAGAGGAACAGGAAGTGACCGAGCAGTTCCGTCTCCACAACACGCTGTCCCGCCAGGTCGAGCCGTTCGCCCCCGCCGACGGGCAGCGCGTGCGCATGTACACGTGCGGCCCGACGGTCTACAACCCGGCGCACCTCGGCAACTTCCGCACGTTCCTGTTCGAGGACCTGCTGCGTCGCACGCTCCGCCTCGCCGGGTGGGACGTCGAGCAGGTGATGAACCTCACCGACGTCGACGACAAGATCATCAAGCGCGCCGAGGACCAGGGCAAGACGATCGGCGAGGTCACGGATCCCGTCGTCGAGGTCTTCCACCAGGACCGCGAGTTCCTGCGCATCCAGCCCGCCGAGCACTACCCTCGCGCGACGGCCTACATCGCCGAGATGATCGAGCTCGTTAGGCGGCTCGAGGAGCGCGGCGTCGCCTACCAGGCCGACGACGGCTCGGTGTACTTCGCCATCGCGCGCTTCCCGCAGTACGGCCGCCTGTCGCGCCTCGACACGCGCGAGCTGAAGGCCGGTGCGCGCGTCGCACAGGACGATTACTCGAAGGAGAACGCCCAGGACTTCGCGCTCTGGAAGGCCGCGACCGAGCAGGACGAGCGCGCCGGCGCGGCGTGGGACTCGCCCTGGGGACGCGGCCGCCCCGGCTGGCACCTCGAGTGCTCGGCCATGGCGATGGCGCTGTTGGGCGAGACCATCGACCTGCACTGCGGCGGCATCGATCTCATCTTCCCGCACCACGAGGACGAGATCGCGCAGAGCGAGGCCGCGAGCGGGAAGCCGTTCTCGCGCCTGTGGTGCCACGGCGAGTTCCTGCTCGTCGAGGGCTCCAAGATGGCGAAGCGCGTCGGCAACGTCGTCACCGTGAAGATGCTGCGCGAGGACGGCTTCTCCGCCGCCGCACTGCGGCACTTCGTCTTCTCGACGCACTACCGCAAGCAGCTCAACCTCACCGACGAGGCGCTCGAGGCGTCGCGCAACGCCGTGCACCGTGTCGGCGAGTTCGCGGAGCGGCTGCGCGCGGCGACGGGCGGTACGCCGGAGCTCGCGGCCGCCGCGCGCGACGCCGAGCAGGCGGTGCGCGACGCGCTGTTCGACGACCTGAATGCCCCGGAGGCGTTGGGCGCGCTGTTCACGTTCCTGAAGCGCGCGAACGCGGAGCTCGACCGCGGCGGCGACGACCCCGCGGCGCTGGACGCCGCGCGCCGCGCGTTCGCCGCCATCGACGGGGTGCTCGATCTCGTCCCCGAGCGTACCGTCGACGACCCCCAGCTCGCCGCGTGGGTCGAGGAGCGGCTGCAGGCGCGCAAGGACGCGCGCGCGCGCCGCGACTTCGCCGCCGCCGACGCCATTCGCGCGGAGCTCGACGCGCGCGGCATCGAGGTGAAGGACACGCCGCAGGGGACGAAGTGGACCAAGGTGCGGTAGCCCTTCGGCAGCGCTAGCTTTCGCCCGTCGCTGGCGTAGCTCAATTGGCAGAGCACCTGATTTGTAATCAGGCGGTTGGGGGTTCGAGTCCCCCCGTCAGCTTGGGCCCGATTGATTTCGGCTCGCGGGGCTGGTACAATTGGAGGCTCGTTCGGTGCCTGTTCGCCGAGCGCGTCGTACCCTGGTGGGGTACCCAAGTGGCCAACGGGAGCAGACTGTAAATCTGCCGGCGACAGCCTTCGAAGGTTCGAATCCTTCCCCCACCACTGCCGGCGGGGCCTTGCTGCAACGAGGCCCCGCCGGTTTCTTGTAGGCGTCGCGGGAGTAGCTCAGTTGGTAGAGCACGAGCCTTCCAAGCTTGTGGCCGCGGGTTCGAGTCCCGTCTCCCGCTCTCACGAAATGCATGCGGCCCCGGAGCCTGGTCTGGCTCCGGGGCCGCACGCGTTTCGGCGGCGACCCGCGGCCGACCTGCACGAAGAACGGTGACGGAACGCGCCGGCCACGGTCTCCGGACGCCGTGCCGGTACCCTCCACTCGCAGCCGTGATGCGGCCGGACGCCTGAGGTTTTCGCGGCGGACCCCGTTCGGCGGCTGGCCACGTCGGCGCGCGACGGGACCCGCTCGTCGCCACGCATGGCATCACCAGCTTCGCGTCGTCGACTCGGCGACGCGGTGGAGACGACCCCATGTCCCGCACGCATGCGCTGCGCACGAAGGCGGCGAGGACGCTCACCGCCGTCGGCACCACTCTCCTCCTCGCCGCCGCCGCCGGAGTCACGGCGTGTCACGACGGGACCGATGCGCCGACCGGTCCGTCCGTGGCCCCGCCCGTCGCGATGACCGTCGCCGGCACCTACGTGCTCGAGGAGGTCAACGGCCGCCCGGTCCCGTACAGCCGGGAGGGCTCCGTGTGGGATTCCATGCTCCTGACGCTCGGCGCCGATGGATCGGTCGCCGTATCGCTGGCGTGGCGCGAGACGGACGACTCGGGCGAGGTGCTCGATCAGGGGACGGACGCGTACGCGGGCCGTTATGCGTCGAGCGGCCTGCACGTCACGATCACGCTCGACGACGACCCCCCCGCCGAGGGCGTCCTAGACGGGACCCAGCTGACCGTCGCGAGCGACGGCGACCTGCTGGTGTTCCGTCGGCAGTGATCCCGCGTGGGGCCGACTGGCGCCGGCGTGCTTAACGGACGGGCGTGCGGTGCGTCTACCGCGCGCCCGTTCGTCGCCACGCCCACGACACCTCGCTGCCATGCGCGCTCCTCGCCGTCCCCTCCGTCTCGTCATGGTCGCCGCGCTGCTCGGCGCGATCGTGGCGCTTCCATCGTCGGCTCGCGCCCAGTTCGGGGGCCGCGGGGGACTCGGAGGCGCCGGCCGCGGCGGCATGGGCCGGCGCGGCGGTATGGGAGGCCGCGGCGAGGGGATGCCCGGCGCGGCCCGCCGCACCGAGCCGCTCGTCAACTCGGTCGACCTGATCCTGAAGCACGGCACCGAGCTCGCCCTGACCGATAGCCAGGTCGTACGGCTGCAGCGCGTCAAGTCGCATCAGGACAGCGCGATCGAGGTCGTGAAGCTCCGCCTGGATTCGCTGCCGGGACGCCGTGGCGGCGCGGCCGAGGGGGGCGATCCGATGGCCGCGCGCGACCGGATGCAGGCGCGCGGCGAGGCCATGATGGCGTACCGTGCCGTGCTGAAGCAGGGTCGCGACGACGCGTTCGGCCTGCTGGAGAAGAAGCAGCGGAAGCAGGCGGAGAAGTTCGAGTCGGCGCTGAAGAAGGAGATGCAGGAGGCGGAGCCGGCCGGCGAGCGGGACTGGGGCGGGCGTCGGGCGGGGGCGGACAATCCGCTGTCACAGCGCGACTTGCACGTCCACTCGTGAGCCACTAGGTTCCGAGTCTGTCCCGCGCCGCATGGGGCAGAGCTTCCCGCTCGCGTAGCTCAGTCGGTAGAGCACACCCTTGGTAAGGGTGAGGTCACCGGTTCAATCCCGGTCGCGAGCTCTCGAGTAGCGGGGTGACGCGTCGCCCCGTCCCGCAGTTGGAATCGATGCGCCGCGGCCCCATCCGTGGGAGTTGCGGCGCACGTTGCACGTCCATCGAGCGCTCGCCCCTATGCCGGGGCCGCCTCGAGCGAACACGTACCAGAGGGCGGCGTCATGCCTCGCGACAAGATCATCCTCGGCTGCACCGAGTGTAAGAGCCGGAACTACTTCACCTCGAAGAACAAGCGCCTGCACCCCGAGCGCGTCGAGTGGAAGAAGTACTGCCCCCGCTGCAACAAGCATCAGCTGCACAAGGAAACGAAGTAGCCATGACGACGCCCGTCGTCCCTCAGCGGCAGTCCTTCCCGGCCAGGACGCTCCAGTTCTATCACGACGTCATGACCGAGATGAAGAAGGTGACTTGGCCCGACCGTCCTCAGCTCCAGGACGCGACGATCAAGATCATCATCTTCGTGCTCTTCATCGGCGCGATCATCGCGCTCATGGACATCGGCCTGCAGTTCATCCTCGTGCGGCTCCCGCAGCTTCTTCTCGGACGCTGAACCGGAGACCGAACGTGGAACACCGCTGGTACGCCATCCAGACGACGTCCGGGCACGAGAACAAGGTTCGCTCGCTGATCCAGCGGAAGATCGACGCCGATCCGCACTCGCCCGAGGAGCGCTCCATCCGTCAGGCGCTCGTGCCGACGCAGGAAGCGGTGGAGATCAAGAGCGGGAAGAAGGTCACCGTCGAGCGGAAGATCTATCCCGGCTACGTCCTGGTGGAGATGGTCATGAACCAGGACACGCTGCACACGATCAACGGCATCCAGGGCGTGATCAAGTTCGTCGGTCACGACCGGTTCCCGATGGCGCTGCGCCCGGAGGAGGTCAACCGCCTGCTCGGCATCGCCGAGGCGGAAGAGGCGGCGCCGAAGGAGGAGATCCCGTTCCTCATCGGTCAGGCCGTCGCGATCACCGAAGGGCCGTTCACCGACTTCAACGGCACCGTCGAGGAAGTCATGGCGGACAAGGGCAAGGTGCGCGTCAGCGTCTCCCTGTTCGGTCGGCCGACCTCGGTCGAGCTGGACTACCTCCAGCTGAAGGCGTACTGAGTCGCCCCACGAATCGTGCCGCGCGGGTTCACCTCCGCGCCCGATCGTGATAAGTTCCTAGGCTCGCTCGCTTTGCGGGCGGCCGCACGACGTCGCGGACCACGGCGACGGAAAATATCCGTGGGAGTGACGGCCTCGCGACGGCGGGGCCACCACGCCAAGGAGAACCATGGCCAAGAAGGTAACCGGGTTCGTCAAGCTCCAGATCCCGGCCGGGAAGGCGACGCCTGCCCCGCCGGTCGGTACGGCGCTCGGCCCCCAGGGGATCAACATCATGGCCTTCGTCAAAGAGTTCAACGCTCGGACGCAAGGCCAGGACATGATCCTCCCGGTGGAGGTCACGATCTACGCGGACAAGTCCTTCACGTTCATCCTGAAGACCCCGCCGACCGCGGAGCTGATCAAGAAGGAGATCGGGCTCGCGAGCGGCTCGGGCCAGCCGAACAAGAACAAGGTCGGCCAGGTGACGAAGGCGCAGGTCCGCAAGATCGCCGAGGTGAAGATGCCGGACCTCAACACCGACAACGTCGAGAGCGCGATGGCCATGGTGGCCGGAGCCGCTCGTTCGATGGGGGTCACGGTGGTGGACTGATGAAGACCCACGGAAAGAAGTATCGCGCCGCGGCGCAGAAGATCGACGCCGACAAGGCGTATCAGGCGCGCCAGGCGATCGACCTCGTGAAGGGCGGTGCGTTCGCGAAGTTCGACGAGACGGTCGAGGTGGCGGTCCGCCTCGGCGTCGATCCGCGCCACGCCGACCAGGTCGTGCGCGGCACGGTCGTGCTGCCGGCGGGCACCGGTAAGTCGGTGCGCGTGCTCGTCATCGCGGTCGGCCCGAAGGCGGCCGAGGCGGAGGAGGCGGGTGCCGACTTCGTCGGGCTCGAGTACGTCCAGCGCATCAAGGACGGCTGGCTCGATTTCGACGTCATGGTCGCGACGCCGGATCAGATGGGCCAGGTCGGCCAGCTCGGCCGCGTCCTCGGTCCCCGCGGCCTCATGCCCAACCCGAAGGCGGGCACGGTGACGTTCGACGTGGGCCGTGCGGTGCGCGAGCTGAAGGCCGGTAAGATCGAGTTCCGTGTCGACAAAGGCGGCAACGTGCACGCCCCGATCGGCAAGGTCTCGTTCGCGGCCGAGGCGCTCGAGACCAACTTCGCCGCGCTCATGGACCAGCTCGTCCGGTCCAAGCCGGCGGCGGCCAAGGGTGTGTACATCAAGAACGTCGCCGTCTCGAGCTCCATGGGCCCGGGCGTCGCCGTCGATACCACGCCCTACCGTTAACCGGGAGCCGGCGCGATGAAGCGAACCGAAAAGGAGCA
This DNA window, taken from Gemmatirosa kalamazoonensis, encodes the following:
- a CDS encoding DUF1611 domain-containing protein → MSERFLVLAEGLLGPHSSKTASACIRYTPDRVAAVIDSTKAGRVVQDFLGFGGDIPIVATLEEGLAHRPNAVLIGIAPAGGQLPAEWRQMLVTSLERGLDVWSGLHFFLADDEQLSAAARRGSARIFDLRRPPAGLDVSTGKTRDIDATVVLTVGTDCNIGKMTAQLQLRDVLKQRGNRVAFAATGQTGILIEGWGISVDAVVADFIGGAAEQLTLQAAKDADIVLVEGQGSIIHPSFSGVTVGLIHGTLPHAFVLCAQPSRTRIRNREWVPIPPLDEFIRMHDTLAAPLRPAPTIAVALNTSDLSDADARAAIRETESLTGLPATDPVRYDAAPIAEAIEAFHRSRTPQFASRA
- the rpmG gene encoding 50S ribosomal protein L33, with the protein product MPRDKIILGCTECKSRNYFTSKNKRLHPERVEWKKYCPRCNKHQLHKETK
- a CDS encoding PspA/IM30 family protein, with amino-acid sequence MGIFDRFSTLIRSNINDLISSAENPEKMLNQLIADMNGQLIKAKQQVAAAIADEKRLRDQADSEFKQAQLWEERAMFAVNQANDELAKQALLRGSQHAEHGREIEATWTAQRGETEKLKQSLRDLAEKIEEAKRKKNLLLARQRRAEAQKRIQQTMSSLSEKSAFEAFARMEERIEQNERQLKAAQEIDEEIGGDQLAGQFKQLERAVGTGDADSKLLALKQKMGMLPAAAPAADRQLGAGGAPASAKALGPGKSDAAPAPAPNGEPAKHPTEEELLAEFEELERHKG
- the nusG gene encoding transcription termination/antitermination protein NusG; the encoded protein is MEHRWYAIQTTSGHENKVRSLIQRKIDADPHSPEERSIRQALVPTQEAVEIKSGKKVTVERKIYPGYVLVEMVMNQDTLHTINGIQGVIKFVGHDRFPMALRPEEVNRLLGIAEAEEAAPKEEIPFLIGQAVAITEGPFTDFNGTVEEVMADKGKVRVSVSLFGRPTSVELDYLQLKAY
- the rplA gene encoding 50S ribosomal protein L1, with amino-acid sequence MKTHGKKYRAAAQKIDADKAYQARQAIDLVKGGAFAKFDETVEVAVRLGVDPRHADQVVRGTVVLPAGTGKSVRVLVIAVGPKAAEAEEAGADFVGLEYVQRIKDGWLDFDVMVATPDQMGQVGQLGRVLGPRGLMPNPKAGTVTFDVGRAVRELKAGKIEFRVDKGGNVHAPIGKVSFAAEALETNFAALMDQLVRSKPAAAKGVYIKNVAVSSSMGPGVAVDTTPYR
- the cysS gene encoding cysteine--tRNA ligase translates to MTEQFRLHNTLSRQVEPFAPADGQRVRMYTCGPTVYNPAHLGNFRTFLFEDLLRRTLRLAGWDVEQVMNLTDVDDKIIKRAEDQGKTIGEVTDPVVEVFHQDREFLRIQPAEHYPRATAYIAEMIELVRRLEERGVAYQADDGSVYFAIARFPQYGRLSRLDTRELKAGARVAQDDYSKENAQDFALWKAATEQDERAGAAWDSPWGRGRPGWHLECSAMAMALLGETIDLHCGGIDLIFPHHEDEIAQSEAASGKPFSRLWCHGEFLLVEGSKMAKRVGNVVTVKMLREDGFSAAALRHFVFSTHYRKQLNLTDEALEASRNAVHRVGEFAERLRAATGGTPELAAAARDAEQAVRDALFDDLNAPEALGALFTFLKRANAELDRGGDDPAALDAARRAFAAIDGVLDLVPERTVDDPQLAAWVEERLQARKDARARRDFAAADAIRAELDARGIEVKDTPQGTKWTKVR
- the secE gene encoding preprotein translocase subunit SecE; the protein is MTTPVVPQRQSFPARTLQFYHDVMTEMKKVTWPDRPQLQDATIKIIIFVLFIGAIIALMDIGLQFILVRLPQLLLGR
- the sdaAA gene encoding L-serine ammonia-lyase, iron-sulfur-dependent, subunit alpha, with the translated sequence MYRSLADAIRDAEARGVTLHEVALDAESADSGRPVDDIRASLRRALEVMRGAVAQGLRGDLRSASGLVGGDAAKLREGPPGPLAGTPFRDVLARALAVQEVNAAMGVIVAAPTAGGAGVLPAVLTGLADARGIGDDALVDALATAGLIGAVVADRASLSGAEGGCQAETGAAAGMAAGAATEMLGGTPRQAGHAVALAQQGTLGLVCDPLGGLVELPCVFRNATGAAIALAAIEMALAGIEFAIPADEVIDTMGEIGRGMDVRYRETAGGGLAATPTGRRLARERLVQIKRGE
- the rplK gene encoding 50S ribosomal protein L11 yields the protein MAKKVTGFVKLQIPAGKATPAPPVGTALGPQGINIMAFVKEFNARTQGQDMILPVEVTIYADKSFTFILKTPPTAELIKKEIGLASGSGQPNKNKVGQVTKAQVRKIAEVKMPDLNTDNVESAMAMVAGAARSMGVTVVD
- a CDS encoding AI-2E family transporter, yielding MTVGAPRRFRFAPILTATVLTVLLLWLFGSVADVLLLLFIAILLSLYLGAVADAVSRRTRLPRKLALVLAVLLTLLAVAGLFWLLVPPVVSQTQALFRVLPNYMTAWDAKIDQLVRRIPALSGVVKPGQHQALMAFYKQGEGLLNDVVPKLFSFVHASIDVFSVAVMALYLAMHPSLYREWLIALFPPVHRELVRDVLGEAASQLRSWIVGQLTAMFVLAVLTAIGLYALGVPYWLTFGVFTGAVAIVPFFGTLLSTLLPALFVLALPGGGTKALFVVLLGVVIHLIEGNFVGPYIASKRVEIPPVLSIMAVLVVGKLLGGVGLIVAVPTLATLMVVVRRILINRIYEGQGFRRATRDQPLLLRVPPADGEGVLVPAAPQVDLIAITERVRRTA
- a CDS encoding YbjN domain-containing protein → MVTRDDIESFLDRLATEGTAYQEVEPGLWIIHPGGVIDFDVVCHYNPPVVVLRVKVMDLPADDNACNGLARRLLQLNASDLVHGSYGIEQEAVVLTEALELSHLDYEEFLAAYESMTLALTSHLRELATYREAR